TCCTACTTTGCAGTACAGTTGGTTTTCAAGGAGATGCTGAAGGACTGATAGGACATCAGAGCCATGTTATTGGGCTCATTGGAGATGAGGATGTTGtctgggaggatctcattgatgaAGGCTTGGAAAACAGCTGGGCTGCTGGAAAGTCCAAAAGGCTCCACCAAGTATTTGTTGTATTCAGTGGATGTTAAGAAGGCTAACTTCCACCCATCCAGCTGGCAGTTTGTAAGTGGTCTGTAGATCCAGTTTGAAGACCTAGGCGCTGTGGAGTGTTTCGAAGGCACTAACCAGCAAGGGGAGTGGAGAGTGgttcttaatggtgattttgttgagtccacAGTAGACATTGCAAGGATGAACACCCACATTTCTTCTTGACAAAGAAAAATCCTGCACTGGCTGGGGACTGGGATGTTTGAATGAAGCCACGCTTTAGTGCTTTGGTGGTGGCTTGGGTCTCAGGAGGAGAAAGAGAACAGACAACCTCAGGGAGGGGTGATGCCTGGAAGGAAGTCGATCACACAGTTGTGTGGTTTATGAGGTGCTAGGGTGCTGGTCTCCCTTTTACTGAAAGCAATGGCTAAGTCATGATATTCCTCTGGAGTTTGGTGGCGTTAAAGGTTTCCTCCATCTCCATGGATTTATGGGGTGAGGTCAACTGAGGTTGCAGGCAAGTGGGTTCCCAGCTCAACAGTGAACCAGATAACCAGGCGAAGTAAGGGCCATGATTGGACATCCAGTGGTAACCCAAGGTGAGTGAGTGTTGGgaaaaacatgaggaaatctgcagatgctgaaaattcaagcaacacatacattTTGTGAATGTTGGGTAAGTTGATCAAGAGGAACTGGATGGAATTGCAGTGTTCTCCAATGCTTATGTGCGTAGACCATGTGTGTAGTCTGACCATTCCAGATCCTAAGGGACATCTGTCAATGGCTGTGATGCCGAAGGGGTAAGAGATGGGCTCAGTGGAGAGTCCAAGCTGCACGTACAGAACCCGGTCCAGAAAGTTGCATGTTGCACTAGAAACCACCAGAGCCTCTTGTGTGCAAAGAGCCAGCAGGTGTGGTGGAGGCCAGAGAGAGACTAAGGTGCTAGAGCAAAGGGCTGGGGAGAGCTTACCAGATAGGAGGTCCCTCAGCCTggtggtgccttttcccaggtgCAGTGGCCATTTGATGCGTGGGTGATTGGTGGTTCTGCAGAAAGCACACAAGTTGTTTATCCACCAAGCCTTCTATGCTCATGCTCTTGTGGAGGTTAATGGTGCTCTCCCTAAATGCATGGGTCTTGAAGGTGTTGATGATAAGGATCCTGTAGTCTGGGAATGGAATTGGGATTCTGGCTGATGGTCTGGAGTGTTGTTCCATTAGAAGCTTGTCAATGTGGAGGCCTGCATGATGAGGTTTCTGAGATCTGTGGGCATCTCCTAGGTAGACAACTAATTTTTCAAGTACTCCAAGAAGCCATGATAATAATAGGCCAATAGCACTTCCACAATCAGCTGCTCTCCACtggagagggtcctgaattccacagggTACTCCGGCACAGAGCAGGTGAAGTATCCGATCTGCtcgccccccgccccccccaccattccacTACCCAGATGGTCAAAACCCTGAAGCATTTCAGTGGTGATTTACTCAGATTTATTGGAAATGGTGGTTTTATTGCCCTAGTTATTTGTGGCCCAGGTCAGAGCTTGTTCAGTCAAGAAAGACATGATGCAGACTTTCTTGTCAAGGTCCATAGAATACAGAGATGGCTGGACTGGGACAGGAAGCTGCAGCATTGGGTTGGAGATCTGTCAAAGTGTTTGGGAATTGTAATCCAGGGCTCAGAGGGAGGGTGAATGTTGCAAGATGGAGAATTGGAAGAGAATGGTAGGCAGATGGTCAATGGTTTCCTACTACTTCTGGATTGTGTGTTCATTCGATGGACGAGTTCCTTTAGATGGGCATACTCTGCTGGGTCATTGATGGTTACTCACTCTGTCAGGAAATGCAGAGGAGACATGGCCCAGAGCAGAGCAATGGAGATGATTTAGCAGCGAAAAACTGCAAAATGATAAGCCATGAGGGGGCCACAAAGCAGAAAGAACCGATACCAAACTCCCAGGAAACAAAGTAACTAAATGCtaagagcaactggttgaggctggctagtTTGTATAAGTGAACGGATTGTGGATGAGAGCTCGGttcaaataggctgcaggtgatgcatTGGAAACAAGTGCTAGATGACTCCTactagctgggtggagactgggaggagcTTGCATGTGCAGGGCTGATTCAGATATTATTTAGTATTCCTATTACTCAGTTGTCAGAGGTTCACCTCAAATCACAGTGTGAATCCTGCCCATCCAGAGACCCAAAAGATATGATCTTCTCCCTTTgtcaacaacacaaacaaaagtgCAGAAGGCAGCACCAGTTAATATGCATAACCTCCCTAACCTCAGTTAAGCTACTGAGACCATGAATTGAGAGGGATTGTGCAACATCCTCTTTATATTGAATTGCAGACAAATTTGCTTTCATCATTTGTTGCTCCATGATATTAACCAGCAAGCTTCCAGATAAAAAAAAGTCACAGTGAAGTCCAATGTTAAGAATTGCCCCAATGCTTTTTgcagtctgtttttttttgtcataAGATTGCCCTAATCTTCAGCTTTTTCTAGGAGTGGAACTAATCTCCAGAACGAATAGGAAAGACTTCAACCTACACTCCAAAACTAAAATTAAGTGAATCTCCGCAGTTGAACTGCAATATGCAACAAAACTTATTTTTGTACTCACACTGAAAGCTGAGCTGCAAGATTTTGTTGATTTGTTCACTCAAGCATACAAGTGAATGTTTGATGctttcatttggaaagtaaattaaggGTTAGTATTGTTCAAAATGCCAATTGGAAACTTGCACATGAGTTCTCCGTGAGGAGGCTGTTGGAGGACATGAGTGAAATTCATCATCAATGTAGGTCATATTTGTTCTGCTAACCGTTTACTTTCAGCCAGTAATGATCCGTTTTTACAGCTAAGGAAAAGTCCCAGTTAGGTTAATGAAGCAGCAGCAAACCTCAAGGTTCAAATTTTCTCTCATTGTCTGGTATGTTCTGATCAAATTTTAGGTGAGATCTCAGAGGACAAATTCTCCACCCACCTGATCTTTCTGTAATTTCTATCTGTTTTATGTAATCACAAGGTGGTTGAAAATGATCCCAAACCATAAGCCCTTTGATTTCAATAGCTAAGGGTTGAATTTTTAACCCTCTTTTTTATCTTTCCACAGTAGTATTTTTATGCGAGTAAACTTTTTGTGAAAGATACTCACTGTAGGTGGCAAAGTGGCACAACTGAAAGAGCTGCTACCCCACAATTGTAATGAGCAGGGTCCAGTCCTGACCTCTGATACTGCCTGTGTGGAGATTGCACCTCCTCCCTGCGACTACATGGATTTCCTTTGGGTACTTCAGCTTCCCAAATCCCAAACACATTTCTGTTGGTAACTGaaatggccattgtaaattgcccctacaAGTTGAATGGTGGAATAAGGAAGGAATTGATGGGAACCTGAGGAGAAGGAATTAGTGCGGAATTTGTGTAAATCAATGCTTGAAGGTCAGCACAGACTCTGAAGGGGCTACTTTTGTGCTACAAGACTCACGAGGAATCAATGTAGACTTCCTtaaatttactaacttttctgAGAAAAGAACACAATCCTCAATCCTGAACTTAGCTAATGAAAAAGAGAAGGGTATACCCACTGTGATTGTCTGTTGACCTAGTTCATGTTGCTTTTGTTTCTGACTGCTTCAGTGATCTATGTCCAGGGAAATGCATGTGACCTTTCCATTATGAGACAGTATACCATTCATTTGTAACCACTGAAATTTCTGATTTCTatgtctctgctcctccacagGTCCACCATTGTTGCTCTTTGCAATGCTTACTATTATTAACACTTTGTCGGCGTGTCCCACACACTGCTCTTGTAAAACTTACGAAGTGGATTGCAGCAATCTTGGCTTGGTGACTATCCCAACAGACATTCCATCAGACATTAAATTTCTCTCGCTCAGTAACAATAAACTCAGAACCTTCCAGGCTCTCACATTCACTAATTTTACCACATTGGAGAAGCTGGACCTGTCCAACAACTACCTGGACCAACTACCATCGGATGCATTTGATTACATCAGGAACCTGATTGACCTCAATTTGCGAAACAACAGCATTCGAAGCCTGGATAAAAATATCTTCTATAAAACCACCAACCTGCAGAGGTTAGACCTTTCTGTTAATGGCCTCTCTCAGATTCCACTACTTTTATTTGATGAAATGCAGAACTTGACCTGGTTGAATTTGGAAGAGAATAGGATGCCAAATCTCGAAAGAGAGGTCTTTGAGCCACTTGAAGTTCTCCAGCAATTGCTGCTTGGCGGGAACCCCTGGGAGTGTGACTGCAGTCTGAGGGAGTTCAAACACTGGATGGAATGGTTCCAGTACAAAGGTGAGTGGAACAAATCAATACAACTACAAATATACCTGCTACCCTGAGCTGAATTTTAATTTCTCCAAGATCACTTGGAATAAAATTGAGTTCAAGCATATATGTATTAATGAGCCTAAATGGGAAAATAACaagctttatttctatcttttgtAATGGATGATCACAATCAGTATAGCAGTGAGGCAAAGTGACTTGAACAATTGGATGTCAATGAATATTCATTGTTGTGATTACTTTATAAATATTAGGAAGACCAAGACCGGCTCTTTCCCAAAATCCAGATTCTAGACACCACCACTACTTgcttctgtaaatatctaaacaaAAATGTTTAGTCTTGGAGACCAGTTTCTAATTATTTCATCAAAGCGATATGCATCTTCTCCCTAACATGCCTTAGTTCATCTGTTGCTAAACTCTCATCCCTGCCTATGTTAGCTTTAGAAATTCAGAAATACTATCTTAATGAAATCTCTGTGCACTAATTTAACACTGTGCAACACCGTACCACCTTCTATTCACATAACCAAAAATTTGCCATGATTACATTACTCCTAATATGGCAAAGCCTCAATTTTAATGTGTTCACCTTTGTTCTCCTATGACCCTACTCTTTCCATCCTTGACCCATCCTTTAACCCATCTCTTTGAGCTAAAAGTGCTTCCCTAATTCTTGAATTTCCACAATCCCTTTTGCCAACCCTTGGTTGACCAAACATTGAACTACCTTTGTCATAAATC
This DNA window, taken from Hypanus sabinus isolate sHypSab1 chromosome 8, sHypSab1.hap1, whole genome shotgun sequence, encodes the following:
- the LOC132397815 gene encoding leucine-rich repeat and transmembrane domain-containing protein 2-like, which encodes MLRMEAVRSTIVMEGRKVSWTSPPLLLFAMLTIINTLSACPTHCSCKTYEVDCSNLGLVTIPTDIPSDIKFLSLSNNKLRTFQALTFTNFTTLEKLDLSNNYLDQLPSDAFDYIRNLIDLNLRNNSIRSLDKNIFYKTTNLQRLDLSVNGLSQIPLLLFDEMQNLTWLNLEENRMPNLEREVFEPLEVLQQLLLGGNPWECDCSLREFKHWMEWFQYKGGKLDGIECSLPKGLRGKDLRVIPIEMFNYCIQLEDENKSSANKKTVTAPPCVKQELITSRPQYIHTSDCARQRYRPASVRRAIGTVIIAGVLCGIVCIMMVVAGAYGCIYASLMAKYHRELKKRQPLMGDGEQEQEEQKQASSMA